In Longimicrobiales bacterium, a single genomic region encodes these proteins:
- a CDS encoding metallopeptidase family protein yields the protein MTFDAFMLFAQDAFEEIPALYREGVDGLSVRRDAPSHPDLEGVWTLGECLTEEHPSDFGSAETTRSVLALYWGAFREVATEDPDFDWEGEIWETLTHELRHHLESLAREDDLEGVDYAMDETSKRFDGQDFDPWYYQYGEEVEAGTYRVENAWYLEKEWTAGERAALTTMTFDWDDGHYAFTSPPQWTDVHFVLIHGIDIGDRTLEIVLVMKRSWRQSLRRLFVRVGREATESEAHAEPLDGEG from the coding sequence ATGACGTTCGACGCATTTATGTTGTTTGCGCAGGACGCTTTCGAAGAAATCCCTGCGCTCTACCGGGAGGGCGTGGACGGATTGTCCGTACGAAGGGACGCACCGTCTCATCCGGATCTCGAAGGTGTATGGACGCTCGGCGAGTGTCTGACTGAAGAGCACCCTTCGGACTTCGGCAGTGCCGAGACGACGCGCTCCGTTCTGGCTCTCTACTGGGGGGCGTTCCGCGAGGTCGCGACGGAGGACCCGGATTTCGATTGGGAGGGCGAGATCTGGGAGACGCTGACCCACGAACTTCGTCACCACCTTGAGTCACTTGCTCGGGAAGACGACCTCGAGGGCGTCGACTACGCGATGGACGAGACGTCCAAGCGGTTTGACGGCCAGGACTTTGATCCGTGGTACTACCAGTACGGGGAAGAGGTCGAGGCAGGGACGTACCGGGTCGAGAACGCCTGGTATCTAGAGAAAGAGTGGACAGCCGGAGAGCGAGCGGCGCTCACGACCATGACGTTCGACTGGGACGACGGACACTACGCCTTCACCAGTCCGCCTCAATGGACTGACGTTCACTTTGTCCTGATTCACGGCATCGACATCGGTGACCGGACTCTCGAGATCGTGCTCGTGATGAAGCGCTCGTGGCGGCAGTCGCTAAGGCGATTGTTCGTTCGGGTTGGACGAGAAGCGACCGAGAGTGAGGCCCATGCGGAACCGCTCGACGGAGAGGGGTAG
- the nth gene encoding endonuclease III: protein MPRESKKARIERAAEVYGLLESEYPNAHCELTFGNPFQLAVATILSAQTTDVRVNMVTPPLFARYPTAEALANAQQEDVEGIVRTTGFFRNKAKNIIGFARGLMGEHGGVVPQTIAELSALPGVGRKTANVVLGNAFSINEGVVVDTHIKRLSTLMRLTKEKTPEKIELDLIRTFPREQWTMLAHLLIWHGRRVCDARKPRCEACLVSHLCPSSRV from the coding sequence ATGCCCCGAGAATCGAAGAAAGCGCGAATCGAGAGAGCGGCCGAGGTCTATGGCCTTCTCGAGTCCGAGTATCCGAATGCCCACTGTGAGTTGACGTTCGGGAACCCGTTTCAACTGGCAGTTGCGACGATTCTGTCGGCTCAGACGACAGATGTCAGGGTCAACATGGTCACCCCACCGCTTTTCGCGCGGTACCCGACGGCCGAGGCTCTCGCCAACGCTCAGCAGGAGGACGTTGAGGGGATTGTCCGAACGACCGGTTTTTTCAGGAACAAGGCGAAGAACATCATCGGGTTCGCGCGCGGGCTCATGGGGGAGCACGGGGGAGTCGTCCCCCAGACCATCGCCGAACTGTCAGCACTGCCGGGCGTCGGACGGAAGACTGCGAATGTCGTGCTGGGCAACGCGTTCAGCATCAACGAAGGTGTGGTCGTTGATACGCATATCAAGCGTCTGTCCACGCTCATGCGCCTTACGAAAGAAAAGACGCCCGAAAAGATCGAGCTGGATCTCATCAGGACGTTCCCGAGGGAGCAGTGGACCATGCTGGCCCATCTTCTCATCTGGCATGGCCGTCGCGTCTGTGATGCTAGGAAGCCACGTTGCGAGGCCTGTCTCGTGTCCCACCTGTGCCCATCGTCCCGCGTGTAA
- a CDS encoding HD domain-containing protein: MPDRNDAVVLVEEWVENDGLRKHMYSVEAALRHYARMRGEDEDLWGMAGLLHDLDWEKYPDRHPLTAVEHLREAGYPEEILQAILAHRADYTGVNPTTDLQKHLVACDELSGLVFATCLVRPSGIDDLKPKSVTKKLKDKGFAAGVSRDEVQNGIELLGLDRVEHIQNVIDGLRVAAAELGIRGEDVSG; this comes from the coding sequence ATGCCTGACCGAAATGACGCTGTCGTCCTCGTCGAGGAGTGGGTCGAGAATGACGGACTCAGGAAGCACATGTACTCGGTAGAGGCGGCGCTTCGGCACTATGCCCGCATGCGAGGCGAGGACGAAGATCTCTGGGGGATGGCAGGATTGCTGCACGATCTCGATTGGGAGAAGTACCCAGATCGACACCCACTGACCGCCGTTGAGCATCTGCGCGAAGCCGGGTACCCCGAAGAAATTCTTCAGGCGATCCTGGCGCATCGAGCCGACTATACCGGCGTCAATCCGACCACTGATCTGCAGAAGCACTTGGTCGCCTGTGACGAACTCTCAGGACTGGTGTTCGCGACCTGCCTAGTTCGTCCTTCGGGAATCGACGATCTCAAGCCGAAGTCGGTGACCAAGAAGCTCAAGGACAAGGGTTTCGCAGCTGGTGTGAGCCGAGACGAGGTCCAGAACGGGATCGAGCTGCTCGGATTAGATCGTGTGGAGCACATTCAAAATGTCATCGATGGCCTGAGAGTGGCGGCTGCCGAACTTGGGATCCGCGGAGAAGACGTCAGTGGCTAG
- a CDS encoding M6 family metalloprotease domain-containing protein encodes MPRTLVLLAFGLLATLPIGMRAQDVEMLGERYGTPVPDGYRRMRAADPGAFEFERAWVARGVGEAMLAPYMAAGAAAIRGAPLPLGPRDGPVQGTFEIPVVLGLFSNSGSQPPFSRDTIQEAYFGAVGQTITDYYEEVSGGRVTLRGDVLDWVQTDRPDTAYTVGESGLVGDSLGGGGTGNFIVDLLDRIPPVDWGLYDSDGPDGIPNSGDDDGFVDLLALVQPTRGGECGGSGSENRIWSHRWSLSSATSGMPHTTATPAAGGGLIRINDYTVQPAVACSGGGLSQIGVFTHELGHAFGLPDLYDPDLIHAGAGAWDLMSSGSWGCNNVSPQTPCHMGAWSKAALGWVDVITLAPDTDHGTLVVDPVQGSGTVYRVDAVDGSGEYFLVENRQREGYDLEIFSEGLLIWQIDPALIETKWPANRVNAGEHMGVWLRQADGLGDLQAGSGRGDAGDPFPGQSGNRAFHSITTPSALSWPGAETGFTLFDIVPAGDQISLHVVTGFSEVTVRADGAASSDDLFTVNGVPVSPPATTFLSSPFVEHAIEAASGEFTGPGVRTPFLSWADDDDAMRARTIITSVTDVEYVANYSGIEYELALTLTGGVAGVEPALFSSKPVGEDLWFGPGEAVTLEAVPVTGFEFLSWSGALAGQPNPAVFTMAGPLAAGADFALTYAVPETTLELPSGTHLEVQLEVANGTAPIRWTLVDGTLPDGLALSIVGEITGAALDLGPVPLTFDAVDANGLPSTGVITLDLVPPLIPIEQLVQQFLLVGEGLNSAQISLLNRQGNGIGAYDLGDFRAWVLGNPVLALSANFSAVHRETLVIPMGPKNRKW; translated from the coding sequence ATGCCTCGCACTCTCGTCCTCCTCGCCTTCGGACTCCTAGCGACGCTCCCAATTGGGATGCGTGCGCAGGATGTCGAGATGCTGGGGGAGCGATATGGCACGCCCGTGCCCGATGGATATCGCCGAATGAGGGCTGCGGATCCGGGGGCATTCGAGTTCGAGCGTGCCTGGGTGGCTCGAGGCGTGGGCGAGGCGATGCTCGCGCCGTATATGGCTGCGGGTGCAGCCGCGATACGCGGGGCCCCACTCCCGCTCGGTCCTCGCGATGGTCCGGTGCAGGGAACGTTCGAGATCCCGGTCGTGCTGGGGCTCTTCAGCAACTCCGGATCTCAACCTCCGTTTTCCCGGGATACCATCCAGGAGGCGTATTTTGGCGCGGTTGGACAGACGATTACCGACTACTACGAAGAGGTCTCAGGTGGTCGGGTGACGCTTCGGGGTGACGTGCTCGACTGGGTTCAGACAGACCGGCCAGACACTGCGTACACGGTGGGTGAGAGCGGGCTGGTTGGCGACTCCCTGGGCGGTGGTGGTACCGGAAATTTTATCGTTGACCTGCTTGACCGGATCCCTCCGGTCGACTGGGGCCTCTACGACAGCGACGGCCCTGATGGGATTCCCAACTCCGGTGATGACGACGGATTCGTCGATTTGCTCGCACTCGTGCAGCCTACTCGTGGCGGTGAATGTGGCGGGAGCGGATCTGAGAATCGTATCTGGTCGCACCGCTGGTCCCTGTCCTCCGCGACGAGCGGGATGCCGCACACCACGGCGACACCCGCGGCCGGCGGAGGCTTGATCCGAATCAACGACTACACTGTCCAGCCGGCGGTCGCGTGCTCAGGTGGCGGTCTGTCCCAGATCGGTGTGTTCACGCATGAACTCGGTCACGCTTTCGGCCTTCCCGATCTCTACGACCCTGATCTGATCCACGCTGGCGCAGGAGCGTGGGATCTGATGTCCTCGGGTTCGTGGGGCTGCAACAATGTGTCGCCTCAGACGCCGTGCCACATGGGTGCGTGGAGCAAGGCTGCCCTGGGCTGGGTGGACGTCATCACCCTCGCGCCGGACACGGATCATGGAACGCTGGTCGTGGACCCGGTGCAGGGCAGTGGCACCGTGTACCGAGTTGACGCTGTCGATGGCTCTGGGGAGTACTTCCTCGTCGAAAATCGACAGCGTGAGGGCTACGATCTCGAGATCTTCTCAGAAGGTCTTCTCATCTGGCAGATCGATCCGGCTTTGATCGAGACGAAGTGGCCCGCGAATCGGGTGAATGCCGGCGAGCACATGGGAGTCTGGCTCCGTCAGGCCGACGGTCTTGGGGATCTCCAAGCGGGGTCCGGTCGAGGCGACGCCGGGGATCCGTTCCCAGGACAGTCCGGGAATCGAGCGTTCCATTCGATCACGACGCCGAGTGCGCTGTCCTGGCCGGGGGCTGAGACCGGCTTCACGCTGTTCGACATCGTTCCCGCTGGTGACCAGATCAGCCTTCACGTGGTGACGGGCTTTTCCGAGGTGACGGTTCGTGCCGATGGCGCTGCGAGCAGCGACGATCTGTTCACGGTGAACGGAGTCCCGGTTAGCCCCCCGGCGACGACCTTTCTCTCGTCTCCGTTCGTTGAGCACGCGATCGAGGCGGCATCGGGTGAGTTTACCGGCCCTGGGGTTCGAACGCCGTTCCTGTCATGGGCGGACGACGATGACGCGATGCGTGCACGCACCATCATCACATCGGTCACCGATGTGGAATACGTAGCGAACTATTCGGGTATCGAGTACGAGTTGGCGCTGACTCTGACCGGGGGCGTCGCTGGAGTCGAACCAGCCTTGTTCTCGAGCAAGCCGGTGGGAGAGGACCTCTGGTTTGGCCCAGGTGAGGCCGTAACCCTGGAGGCCGTCCCCGTCACTGGATTTGAATTTCTTTCCTGGTCAGGGGCTCTGGCAGGGCAGCCGAATCCGGCTGTGTTCACGATGGCAGGACCGCTGGCTGCCGGCGCAGACTTTGCTCTCACATATGCCGTTCCGGAGACCACACTCGAACTGCCTTCTGGGACGCACTTGGAGGTGCAACTCGAGGTAGCGAACGGGACCGCCCCTATTCGGTGGACGCTGGTTGATGGTACGCTCCCTGACGGGCTGGCGCTCTCAATAGTGGGGGAGATCACGGGCGCGGCTCTCGACCTTGGACCGGTCCCGCTCACTTTCGACGCCGTAGATGCGAACGGGCTACCGTCCACCGGGGTGATCACGCTCGATCTCGTGCCCCCGCTGATACCGATTGAACAGTTGGTGCAGCAATTTCTGCTCGTTGGAGAGGGGCTGAACAGCGCCCAGATCAGTTTGCTCAACCGGCAGGGCAACGGAATCGGCGCGTACGATCTTGGCGATTTCCGCGCCTGGGTTTTGGGTAATCCAGTGTTAGCGCTTAGTGCCAATTTTTCGGCGGTACACAGAGAGACCTTGGTGATCCCGATGGGCCCGAAGAACAGGAAGTGGTGA
- the carB gene encoding carbamoyl-phosphate synthase large subunit: MPRRDDLETILILGSGPIIIGQACEFDYSGTQAVRALKEEGYRVVLVNSNPATIMTDPDLADRTYIEPITAEWVEMVIEREKPDALLPTMGGQTALNVAMDLHHAGVLGKHGVELIGANARSIEMAEDREKFTEAMHRIGLKVPTGGFAKTIEEAFEVVETTHYPAIVRPSFTMGGTGGGIAYNREEFEIQVRKGLDASPITEVLIDRSVIGWKEYELEVVRDGNDNVIIVCSIENFDPMGVHTGDSITVAPAQTLTDVEYQHMRDASIAIIREIGVEAGGCNVQFAVNPDNGELLVVEMNPRVSRSSALASKATGFPIARVGAKLAVGYHLDELPNDITETTPASFEPTLDYVVVKLPRFAFEKFPGVDDTLGVQMKAVGETMAIGRTFRSAWQKGFRGLETGRHGWVTGKTLEDDGLANGEVSTLVSSLRRPTAERPYQLKRAFEAGLGVEEIFEATKIDRWFLDQLQQILEWEGRYSGADEVSTDFLRAMKREGFSDLQLAELRNEDEVAVRERRWDVGIRATFNVVDTCAGEFPAETTYYYSSYEDETESVRSERDKIVILGSGPNRIGQGIEFDYCCVQAVLALKEAGYETIMINSNPETVSTDFDVSDKLYFEPLTLEDVLEILHLEQPKGVIVQLGGQTPLKLAEGLEAFGAPVLGTPVDAIDRAEDRDRFDEVCRIIGARTPDNGMATSEEEAIAVAEKIGFPVLVRPSYVLGGRAMRIIYDEPSLKQYFEEAVKASPDHPVLIDRFLEDAFEADVDALCDGTDVVIGGIMQHIEDAGVHSGDSACVIPPYALSGDSLEEIRALTRKFALELGVIGLMNVQYAIRDGVVYVLEVNPRASRTIPFVSKATGYPLARIASRIMAGERLADLDVPEEPPVPGVAVKEAAFPFNRFDVDVLLGPEMRSTGEVMGFDDSFGMAFAKAQVSAGNDLPEAGKVIVTVNERDRETVTPMLRRLRDLGFELMATKGTQAYLSRLGVPAEMVYKVGEGRPNIVDHIVTGDIALLINTPLGKKSQYDDYAMRRAAITHSVPYLTTMSATSAACDALIALKSRRREVLSIQERIASLQTPVGAA; the protein is encoded by the coding sequence GTGCCCCGACGCGACGACCTAGAGACCATACTCATTCTGGGGTCCGGCCCGATCATCATCGGCCAGGCCTGTGAGTTCGACTATTCCGGTACTCAGGCCGTTCGCGCCCTGAAAGAAGAAGGCTACCGGGTCGTCCTGGTCAATTCGAACCCTGCCACCATCATGACCGATCCGGATCTCGCGGATCGGACCTACATCGAGCCTATTACGGCCGAGTGGGTTGAGATGGTGATCGAGCGGGAGAAACCTGATGCGCTCCTTCCGACCATGGGCGGTCAGACCGCGCTGAATGTCGCGATGGATCTACACCATGCCGGGGTGCTCGGAAAGCACGGCGTGGAGCTGATCGGGGCCAATGCTCGCTCGATCGAGATGGCAGAGGACCGCGAGAAATTCACGGAGGCGATGCATCGTATCGGCCTGAAGGTGCCGACCGGGGGCTTCGCCAAGACGATCGAAGAGGCGTTCGAGGTCGTCGAGACGACGCACTATCCCGCGATCGTGCGCCCGTCGTTCACGATGGGCGGGACCGGCGGTGGCATCGCGTACAATCGCGAAGAATTCGAAATCCAGGTCCGCAAAGGCCTCGACGCATCTCCGATCACCGAAGTGCTCATCGACCGCTCCGTCATCGGGTGGAAGGAATACGAACTCGAGGTCGTTCGCGACGGCAACGACAACGTCATCATTGTGTGCTCGATTGAGAACTTCGACCCGATGGGCGTACATACCGGTGATTCGATCACCGTTGCACCCGCTCAGACGCTCACCGACGTCGAGTACCAACACATGCGTGATGCCTCGATCGCGATCATTCGCGAGATCGGTGTCGAGGCTGGTGGCTGTAACGTCCAGTTCGCGGTGAACCCGGACAATGGCGAGCTCCTCGTAGTGGAGATGAACCCGAGGGTCTCTCGGTCTTCTGCGCTCGCTTCGAAAGCGACGGGATTCCCGATCGCCCGGGTTGGGGCGAAGCTCGCCGTGGGATATCACTTGGACGAGTTGCCGAACGACATCACGGAGACCACACCGGCCTCGTTCGAGCCCACGCTGGACTATGTCGTCGTCAAGCTGCCCCGCTTTGCGTTTGAGAAATTTCCGGGAGTCGACGACACCCTCGGTGTCCAGATGAAGGCCGTCGGCGAGACCATGGCGATCGGCCGTACGTTCCGGAGTGCCTGGCAAAAGGGATTCCGTGGACTTGAGACCGGAAGGCATGGCTGGGTCACCGGTAAGACTTTGGAGGACGACGGACTCGCGAATGGTGAGGTCTCGACGTTGGTCTCTTCGCTACGACGCCCGACTGCTGAGAGGCCATATCAGTTGAAGCGAGCCTTTGAGGCTGGGCTCGGCGTTGAAGAGATTTTCGAGGCGACGAAAATCGATCGATGGTTTCTGGACCAGCTCCAGCAGATCCTGGAGTGGGAAGGGCGTTACTCCGGGGCAGACGAGGTCAGCACCGACTTCCTCCGGGCGATGAAGCGCGAGGGATTCAGTGACCTGCAGCTTGCCGAACTGCGCAACGAAGACGAAGTCGCGGTGCGCGAGCGGCGCTGGGACGTGGGTATTCGAGCCACGTTCAACGTCGTCGACACGTGTGCCGGAGAGTTCCCTGCGGAGACGACCTACTACTACTCGTCGTACGAAGACGAGACTGAGAGTGTGCGGTCGGAACGGGACAAGATCGTGATCCTCGGCAGCGGGCCGAACCGCATCGGGCAGGGCATCGAGTTCGACTACTGCTGTGTCCAGGCGGTCCTCGCGTTGAAGGAGGCAGGGTACGAAACCATCATGATCAACTCCAACCCTGAAACTGTTTCCACGGACTTCGACGTCAGCGACAAGCTCTACTTCGAACCGCTCACGCTCGAGGATGTCTTAGAGATCCTCCATCTCGAGCAGCCCAAGGGCGTCATCGTCCAGCTTGGCGGACAGACGCCGCTCAAACTGGCGGAGGGCCTTGAGGCCTTCGGTGCCCCCGTACTGGGCACTCCAGTCGACGCGATCGATCGCGCAGAGGATCGAGACCGCTTCGATGAAGTCTGTCGGATCATTGGGGCTCGTACACCAGACAACGGCATGGCAACGAGCGAAGAGGAAGCCATTGCCGTGGCTGAAAAGATTGGGTTCCCGGTTCTGGTCCGCCCAAGCTATGTCCTCGGCGGCCGTGCCATGCGGATCATCTACGACGAACCCTCGCTCAAGCAGTACTTCGAGGAGGCCGTAAAGGCGTCTCCGGACCACCCGGTGCTGATCGATCGATTCCTCGAAGACGCGTTCGAGGCAGATGTCGATGCGCTTTGCGACGGCACCGACGTAGTGATCGGCGGAATCATGCAGCATATCGAGGACGCAGGAGTTCACTCGGGCGACTCGGCCTGTGTTATCCCTCCGTACGCCTTGTCCGGCGATTCGCTCGAGGAGATCCGTGCTCTGACCCGCAAGTTCGCGCTCGAACTCGGAGTCATTGGACTCATGAACGTGCAGTATGCCATCCGAGACGGGGTGGTCTACGTGCTTGAGGTGAATCCGCGAGCCTCCAGAACGATACCGTTCGTCAGCAAGGCTACAGGCTACCCGCTGGCCCGTATCGCATCGCGAATCATGGCCGGAGAGCGACTTGCTGATCTCGACGTCCCAGAGGAGCCGCCGGTGCCCGGGGTCGCGGTGAAGGAAGCGGCCTTCCCGTTCAACCGGTTTGACGTCGATGTCCTTCTGGGTCCCGAGATGAGATCTACCGGTGAGGTCATGGGTTTTGATGACTCCTTCGGGATGGCATTCGCAAAGGCGCAGGTATCCGCGGGCAACGATCTTCCGGAGGCCGGCAAGGTTATCGTCACGGTGAACGAGCGTGATCGCGAGACGGTGACGCCCATGCTGCGGCGCCTGCGGGACCTCGGATTCGAGTTGATGGCGACCAAAGGCACACAGGCGTATTTGAGCCGCCTCGGCGTACCTGCCGAAATGGTTTACAAGGTCGGCGAGGGGCGTCCGAACATCGTCGACCACATCGTGACGGGTGATATCGCGCTGCTCATCAACACGCCGCTCGGCAAGAAGTCGCAGTACGACGATTACGCCATGCGACGGGCTGCGATCACCCACAGTGTCCCCTATCTAACCACGATGTCGGCGACGTCGGCGGCCTGTGATGCACTGATCGCTCTGAAGTCCCGACGCCGCGAGGTTCTGTCGATCCAGGAACGTATCGCCTCCCTCCAGACGCCTGTCGGCGCAGCCTAG
- a CDS encoding histone deacetylase has product MTDRTGFFLHHASPLHDTGWGHPEHQGRLRALASTVGRDLLTLHGHVEQMAPADASLVDIGRVHSESQIANVRAACDQASASGSIAAIDPDTKVSSASWEAALGSAGTAIVAVAAVARGELANAFVATRPPGHHATPDQAMGFCLFNNVAVAARFLQAAGLAERVLIVDWDVHHGNGTQDTFYSDPTVFFLSLHQWPHYPGSGAVHETGEGPGVGTTLNVPLPAGTSADVYLKHFEAAIQTALERFQPDFVLVSAGFDCMAGDPLGEFLLEPEHLHGMTRFIMDRAAATCGGRVVALLEGGYDPSRLGHGTVAVIRALASLEGPVSGSDATRVAP; this is encoded by the coding sequence ATGACTGATCGGACCGGCTTCTTTTTGCACCATGCCTCGCCGCTGCATGACACAGGCTGGGGGCATCCTGAGCATCAGGGCCGCCTGCGCGCACTGGCTTCGACCGTGGGAAGGGACTTGCTGACGCTCCACGGTCATGTAGAGCAGATGGCCCCTGCCGATGCGTCACTCGTCGATATCGGCCGTGTTCATTCCGAGTCTCAGATCGCCAACGTGCGGGCTGCGTGCGATCAGGCTTCGGCCTCGGGCAGCATCGCGGCAATCGATCCCGATACGAAAGTGTCTTCCGCGTCGTGGGAAGCTGCTCTCGGCAGTGCTGGGACTGCGATCGTTGCGGTCGCTGCCGTGGCGCGCGGCGAGCTGGCGAATGCGTTTGTTGCCACACGGCCGCCGGGGCACCATGCCACGCCAGATCAGGCGATGGGCTTCTGTCTGTTCAACAACGTGGCCGTGGCGGCCCGCTTCCTGCAGGCCGCAGGACTTGCCGAGCGGGTGCTCATCGTCGACTGGGATGTCCACCACGGAAACGGCACTCAGGACACGTTCTATTCCGATCCGACCGTGTTTTTTCTGTCGTTGCACCAGTGGCCGCACTATCCCGGATCCGGCGCGGTGCATGAGACGGGCGAGGGGCCAGGCGTGGGCACGACCCTGAATGTGCCTCTCCCTGCGGGCACGAGCGCAGATGTCTATCTCAAGCACTTCGAGGCGGCGATCCAGACCGCTCTCGAGCGCTTCCAGCCAGATTTTGTGCTGGTCTCCGCGGGATTTGATTGCATGGCAGGAGACCCGCTCGGGGAGTTCCTGCTGGAGCCGGAGCACCTCCACGGCATGACCCGTTTCATTATGGACAGGGCGGCCGCTACCTGTGGTGGGCGGGTGGTGGCGCTCCTGGAGGGTGGGTACGACCCGTCACGTCTTGGCCACGGCACGGTTGCCGTCATTCGTGCGCTGGCCAGCCTAGAAGGACCGGTCAGCGGTAGCGACGCTACGCGCGTTGCCCCGTAG
- a CDS encoding methyltransferase domain-containing protein, protein MSSAEDTEVYAPSVPSMLDLVRMSPKRLFPPGGVDLYRQIAVLTEMAPGVEVLDVAAGKGVPLEYFATEFGVTASGVDVNPEMVSEAEWWSRELQQGQRMQFQSGRSDALPYRDGIFNTTIGEIGFSNHCEPADAIRELVRVTKPGGFVVLVQLVWKAPVDASRREVLAAHLGARPLMVVEWKRLLKECGVGEVHVEDWSDDETAFRPAVVKPFSDLAEMFSLGERIGILRRVWRRWGWRGVSSAIARGNEVHKLLTSERILGLDLLRGRKEGGRVAESSAEVSDSETSDTVESPESVATLPHPADLDSSQSENEESEMADTHGLPLFQGEPQGETDE, encoded by the coding sequence ATGTCATCCGCCGAAGACACCGAGGTGTACGCACCCTCAGTCCCGTCCATGCTCGACCTCGTCCGGATGAGTCCCAAGCGGCTCTTTCCTCCGGGCGGTGTCGATCTGTACAGGCAGATCGCAGTTCTCACTGAGATGGCGCCGGGGGTTGAAGTCCTCGACGTCGCTGCGGGGAAGGGCGTTCCACTCGAATATTTCGCCACTGAGTTTGGTGTCACGGCCTCTGGCGTGGACGTCAACCCCGAGATGGTCTCGGAAGCTGAATGGTGGAGTCGTGAGCTTCAGCAGGGCCAGCGGATGCAGTTTCAGTCCGGACGGTCCGATGCCTTGCCCTACCGCGACGGCATTTTCAACACCACAATCGGCGAGATCGGCTTCTCCAACCATTGTGAGCCGGCCGATGCGATTCGCGAGCTCGTACGGGTAACGAAGCCCGGTGGTTTCGTCGTGCTGGTTCAGCTGGTCTGGAAAGCACCCGTAGACGCGAGTCGCCGCGAGGTGTTAGCAGCGCACCTCGGGGCCCGACCGCTCATGGTTGTGGAGTGGAAGCGACTTTTGAAGGAGTGTGGCGTCGGCGAAGTGCACGTAGAGGACTGGTCGGACGATGAGACCGCCTTTCGGCCGGCCGTAGTGAAACCCTTTTCGGATTTAGCCGAGATGTTCTCGCTTGGTGAGCGCATCGGCATTCTCCGTCGGGTCTGGCGTCGGTGGGGCTGGAGGGGTGTGAGCTCGGCGATTGCTCGAGGGAACGAAGTCCACAAACTCCTCACGAGTGAGAGAATTCTCGGGCTGGACCTGCTGCGCGGTCGGAAGGAGGGTGGGCGGGTGGCGGAATCGAGTGCCGAGGTCAGCGACAGTGAGACTTCCGATACTGTGGAAAGTCCAGAATCCGTCGCAACGCTCCCGCATCCAGCAGATCTCGACTCCAGTCAATCAGAAAACGAAGAGAGTGAAATGGCCGATACGCACGGTCTCCCGCTCTTCCAAGGTGAACCGCAGGGAGAAACCGATGAGTGA